The genomic window GAAATCGGCGGCCGTCCTGGTGGACGACGACGGAGAGACGGCGTCCGCTCTCGGTGGTGAAGTCGTACTGCGTGCCGACGCCGGGGAGCGAAGTGCGCCGTGTGCCCATGGATGCCTCCCGGTACAGGAGTTGAGCGGTATGCCTTTAAATTACCATTACCTTTCCATTTCCCGATCTTGACCATCGTCGGGGGGCGGCGGGCGGCGGAGCCCCGAACAGTAGAGTTCCGGTCCGTGAACCCCGACCCGCACCCCGCCGACCACGTACTTTCCGTCGTCGGGATCGGCGCCGACGGCTGGGACGGGCTCCCCGAGACCTCCCGCTCCGCCCTGCGCACCGCCGACGTGCTCATCGGCGGCGCACGCCAGCTCGGCCTGCTGCCCGCCGCCGAGTGCGGGGGTGAGCGCGTGCCGTGGCCGTCGCCGCTGCGGCCCGCCGTGCCGGGGCTGCTCGCCGCGCACGCCGGCCGGCGCGTGGCCGTGCTCGCCAGCGGCGACCCCATGTTCTACGGCATCGGCCGCGCGCTCACGGAGGAGGCCGGCGCGGACGGCGTGCGCGTCCTGCCGCACCCGTCGTCCGTGTCGTACGCCTGTGCCCGCCTCGGCTGGCCGCTGGAGGACACCGAGACGGTGACCCTGGTCGGCAGGGCGCCCGCCTCGCTCACCGGCGCGCTGCACGACGGGCGGCGGCTGCTGGTCCTGAGCGCGGGCGCGGCGACGCCGGGGGAGGTGGCCGGGCTGCTGACCGCGAAGGGCTTCGGGCCGACCCGGATGCGCGTGCTGGAACAGCTCGGTTCCGTGCGCGAGCGGGTACTGGACGGAACCGCCGGGAGCTGGGCCCACCCGCCCGGCGACCCCCTGAACGTCATCGCGCTCGAGTGCGTACGGGCGGCCGGCGCCCTGCGGCTGGGCGCCGTACCGGGGCTGCCCGACGAGGCGTACGAGCACGACGGCCAGCTCACCAAGCGCCATGTGCGCGCCGCGACGCTCGCCGCGCTCGCGCCCGCCCCGGGAGAGCTGCTGTGGGACATCGGCGGCGGATCGGGGTCGATCGCGATCGAGTGGATGCGTACGCACCGGTCGTGCCGGGCGGTCACGGTCGAGCGGGACCCGCTACGGGCGCAGCGCATCGCCCGCAACGCGGAGGCGCTCGGCGCCCCCGGCCTGCGGGTCGTGGCGGCCGCCGCGCCGGCGGGGCTCACCGGACTCCCCGCACCCGACGCGGTGTTCATCGGCGGCGGGCTCACCGCTCCCGGTCTGCTGGAGAGCTGCTGGGAGGCGCTGCCGGCGGGCGGGCGGCTCGTCGCCAACACCGTGACGCTGGAGTCCGAGGCGCTGCTCGCCGACCGGTACCGGCGCCACGGGGGCGAGCTCGTACGGCTCGCCGTCGCACACGCCGTGCCGGTCGGCGGATTCACCGGCTGGCGCCAGGCGATGCCGGTCACCCAATGGTCCGTCACCAAAACGGAAGGACAGGAGCAATGACTGTCTACTTCATCGGCGCGGGCCCCGGCGCCGCCGACCTGATCACCCTGCGGGGCGCGCGGACGCTCGCCTCGTGCCGTGTCTGCCTGTACGCCGGCTCGCTCGTCCCCGCCGAGCTGCTGGCCGAATGCCCGCCGGACGCACGGCTCGTCGACACCGCACACCTCGACCTGGACGCGATCACCGCGGAGTTCGTCCGCGCCCACGACGAGGGACACGACGTGGCCCGGCTGCACTCGGGCGACCCCTCGGTCTTCAGCGCCGTCGCGGAACAGATGCGGCGCCTCGACGCGGCGGGGATCCCGTACGAGGTCGTGCCCGGCGTGCCGGCGTTCGCCGCGGCGGCGGCCGCGCTGAAGCGCGAACTGACCGTCCCGGCCGTCGGCCAGACGGTCATCCTGACCCGCGTCGCCCAGCAGGCCACCCCCATGCCCGACGGCGAGGACCTCGCCACCCTCGGCCGCAGCGGCGCGCTGCTCGTCCTCCACCTGGCGGCGCGCTACGCCGACCGCGTCGTCGCCGAACTGCTGCCGCACTACGGCCCCGACTGCCCCGCCGCGGTCGTCGCCATGGCCAGCCGCCCCGACGAAATCGTCCTGCGCGGGACCCTCGGCGACATCGCAGACCTGACGAAGGCGGCGGGCATCACCAGGACGGCGGTGATCCTCGTGGGCCGCACCCTGGCCGCGTCCCAGTTCAGGGACAGCCACCTGTACGACCCGGCCCGCGACCGCGGCGTCTGCGGCGGCTGACCCGGGGCGGGGCGGCCGGGCATTCACGCCCGCGCCGCCACCCAGGCCACCGCGTCCCCCACCGTCGCCGCCACCGGCACCCCCTCCGGAACCGGCGGGCGCCGGACGACCACCACCGGAATGCCGGCCTCGCGGGCCGCCGTGAGTTTCGGGGCGGTCGCCGCGCCACCGCTGTCCTTCGTCACGAGGACGTCGACGCGATGGCGGCGCAGCAGCTCGCGTTCGCCGTCGAGCGTGAAGGGGCCCCTGTCGAGCAGGGGCTCCATCCGGGACGGGTGCGGGGGCGCAGGGGCGTCCACGGAGCGGACCAGGAACCACAGCTCGTCGAGGTGGGCGAAGGCCGCAAGGCCCATGCGGCCCGTGGTGAGGAAGACCCGGGTGCCGAGGGCCGGCAGGGCACGCGCCGCGTCCGCCAGGGAATCGGTGAGGTGCCAGGTGTCGCCGTCGGCGGGGGCCCACCCGGGGCGGCGCAGGGCGAGCAGGGGAACATGGGCCAGAGCGGCGGCGCGTGCCGCGTTGAAACTGATCGTTCCGGCGAAGGGATGGGTGGCGTCGATGAGCAGGTCCACGCCGTGGCCGCCCAGCCACGCCGCGAGGCCCTCCGCGCCGCCGAAGCCGCCGACGCGCACCTCACCGCGGGGGAGCCTCGGCGCGGCGACCCGGCCGGCCAGCGAGGTCGTCACCCGTGTCCCCCTCGCGCACAGCTGTTCGGCGAGGGCACGGGCCTCGGTCGTACCGCCGAGGACGAGGATCTGCATGGGGTCCTTCGATGGGTGAGGCCGGGGGCGGCGGTGGCGGTCGTGCCGCCCAACTGAAGCACACGGGTCTGCGCCCCGGGTGGACGACCGGTGCCTGCGCCACGGCCGCCACGACCGCCGCGTACACCGCGCTGCTGACCGGCGACTTCCCCGACCCGGTGACGATCGCGCTGCCGAAGGGGCAGAACCCGGCGTTCGCACTGGCCGCCGAGGAGTTGCGGGACGGCCGTGCGATGGCCGGTGTGGTCAAGGACGCGGGGGACGACCCGGACGTCACCCACGGCGCGCTGGTCCGGGCCACGGTACGGATCCTGCCGGCCGGTTCCGGTGTCGTCTTCCGGGCGGGCGCGGGCGTCGGCACGGTCACCCGGCCCGGGCTGCCGCTCGATGTGGGGGAGCCCGCCATCAACCCCGTACCGCGCCAGATGATGCGCGAGCACATCGCACGGGCCGCGGCCCGGCACGGCGGCTCCGGCGACGCCGAGATCACCGTCTCCGTCGACCACGGCGAGGAGATCGCCCGCTCCACCTGGAACCCGCGGCTCGGCATCCTCGGCGGACTGTCCATCCTCGGCACGACCGGGATCGTCGTCCCGTACTCCTGCTCGGCATGGATCGACTCGATCCGCCGCGGCGTGGACGTGGCCCGGGCGGCGGGCCGTACGCACGTCGCCGGATGCACGGGCTCGACGTCCGAGAAGACGGTCGTCTCGCTGTACGGCCTGCCCGAGGACGCCCTGCTCGACATGGGCGACTTCGCGGGTGCGGTGCTCAAGTACGTACGCCGGCACCCGGTGGACCGGCTCACCGTCTGCGGCGGCTTCGCGAAGCTGTCGAAGCTCGCCGCCGGGCATCTGGACCTCCACTCCGCCCGCTCCCAGGTCGACAAGGGCTTCCTGGCGGAGCTGGCGCGGGCGGGCGGGGCGGACGAGGCGCTGGCGGTGGAGGTCGCTGCCGCCAACACCGGCCTCGCCGCACTCCAGTTGTGCGCCGCGCGCGGTGTGCCGCTGGGCGACCTCGTGGCGGCCGCCGCCCGCGACCAGGCACTGGGTGTGCTCCGGGGCGCACCGGTCACGGTGGACGTGGTGTGCGTCGACCGGGCGGGGACGGTGGTGGGGCGCTCGTCACCCAAGGGGCCGTGACTGCGGGCGATCGGGCTGGTCGGCGCTATGTGTCGGACATGCCCTCAGTGGGGTACGTGCGCGGAGTCCAGGCCACCGTCGTGCCGTCGCCCCGTGACACCGTGCGCGTCTGCGACGAGCCGACCAGCAGCAGCGTCCTCATGTCGACCACCGCCGGGTCGAGTTCGGCCAGGCGCACGATCCGTACGCTCTCCTCCGCGCCGCCCACATCGCGGGCGACGACGACCGGGGTGTCCGGGGCGCGGTGCTCCAGCAGCAGTTCGCGGGCCTTGGCCACCTGCCAGGTGCGGCTGCGCGAGCCCGGGTTGTAGAGGGCGAGGACGAGGTCGGCGGCGGCCGCCGCCCGCAGCCGTTCGGCGATGACCTCCCACGGCTTGAGCCGGTCGGAGAGCGAGACCGTCGCGTAGTCGTGGCCGAGCGGGGCGCCCGCGCGGGCCGCCGCGGCGCTGGCTGCCGTGACACCGGGCAGGACGCGTACGGGCACGTCCGCGTACGGCTCCCGCGACGCGGCCTCCAGCACCGCCGTGGCCATCGCGAAGACCCCCGGGTCGCCGCCCGACACGACGGCCACGCGCCGCCCGCGCCGGGCCAGGTCCAGCGCGAACTCCGCGCGCTCCGCCTCCACCTTGTTGTCGGAGCCGTGGCGGCGCTGGCCCGGCCGCACCGGCACCCGGTCCAGATAGGTCGTGTAGCCGACCAGGTCGTCGGCGGCCGCCAGCGCACCCCGGGACTCGGGCGTGAGCCACAGCGGTCCGGCCGGGCCGGTGCCCACGACGACGACCTCGCCCTGCGCCCGCGCCTCGGGCCGGACCTCGTCGACCCGGCTCGGCAGCACCGCCACCGAGAAGTACGGCACCGACTCCGGATCCACCACGGCCAGCCGCTCCGTGCGCTCGCCGTCCATCGTGGCGCGCTCGACGTACCGCGCGTCGTCCAGCCGCCCCGCCCGCTCCAGCGCGCGCCGCACCGAGGGGAACGTCCGCCCCAGCTTCATCACCACCGCCGAGTCGGTGGCGGCGAGCCGGGCCGCCAGCTCCTCCTCCGGGAGCGTGCCGGGGATGATCGTCAGG from Streptomyces formicae includes these protein-coding regions:
- a CDS encoding cobalt-precorrin-5B (C(1))-methyltransferase; translation: MGEAGGGGGGRAAQLKHTGLRPGWTTGACATAATTAAYTALLTGDFPDPVTIALPKGQNPAFALAAEELRDGRAMAGVVKDAGDDPDVTHGALVRATVRILPAGSGVVFRAGAGVGTVTRPGLPLDVGEPAINPVPRQMMREHIARAAARHGGSGDAEITVSVDHGEEIARSTWNPRLGILGGLSILGTTGIVVPYSCSAWIDSIRRGVDVARAAGRTHVAGCTGSTSEKTVVSLYGLPEDALLDMGDFAGAVLKYVRRHPVDRLTVCGGFAKLSKLAAGHLDLHSARSQVDKGFLAELARAGGADEALAVEVAAANTGLAALQLCAARGVPLGDLVAAAARDQALGVLRGAPVTVDVVCVDRAGTVVGRSSPKGP
- a CDS encoding cobalt-precorrin-6A reductase; translated protein: MQILVLGGTTEARALAEQLCARGTRVTTSLAGRVAAPRLPRGEVRVGGFGGAEGLAAWLGGHGVDLLIDATHPFAGTISFNAARAAALAHVPLLALRRPGWAPADGDTWHLTDSLADAARALPALGTRVFLTTGRMGLAAFAHLDELWFLVRSVDAPAPPHPSRMEPLLDRGPFTLDGERELLRRHRVDVLVTKDSGGAATAPKLTAAREAGIPVVVVRRPPVPEGVPVAATVGDAVAWVAARA
- the cobM gene encoding precorrin-4 C(11)-methyltransferase gives rise to the protein MTVYFIGAGPGAADLITLRGARTLASCRVCLYAGSLVPAELLAECPPDARLVDTAHLDLDAITAEFVRAHDEGHDVARLHSGDPSVFSAVAEQMRRLDAAGIPYEVVPGVPAFAAAAAALKRELTVPAVGQTVILTRVAQQATPMPDGEDLATLGRSGALLVLHLAARYADRVVAELLPHYGPDCPAAVVAMASRPDEIVLRGTLGDIADLTKAAGITRTAVILVGRTLAASQFRDSHLYDPARDRGVCGG
- the cbiE gene encoding precorrin-6y C5,15-methyltransferase (decarboxylating) subunit CbiE; this encodes MNPDPHPADHVLSVVGIGADGWDGLPETSRSALRTADVLIGGARQLGLLPAAECGGERVPWPSPLRPAVPGLLAAHAGRRVAVLASGDPMFYGIGRALTEEAGADGVRVLPHPSSVSYACARLGWPLEDTETVTLVGRAPASLTGALHDGRRLLVLSAGAATPGEVAGLLTAKGFGPTRMRVLEQLGSVRERVLDGTAGSWAHPPGDPLNVIALECVRAAGALRLGAVPGLPDEAYEHDGQLTKRHVRAATLAALAPAPGELLWDIGGGSGSIAIEWMRTHRSCRAVTVERDPLRAQRIARNAEALGAPGLRVVAAAAPAGLTGLPAPDAVFIGGGLTAPGLLESCWEALPAGGRLVANTVTLESEALLADRYRRHGGELVRLAVAHAVPVGGFTGWRQAMPVTQWSVTKTEGQEQ
- a CDS encoding precorrin-2 C(20)-methyltransferase; the protein is MSTQRTGRLYGVGLGPGDPSLMTLRAVEVIAEADVVAYHSARHGRSIARSIVAKHLRPDHIEERLMYPITVETTDHPGGYRGALNDFYEEAAERLAAHLDAGRTVAVLAEGDPLFYGSYQHMHKRLAHRYPTEVVPGITSVSAAAARLGEPLCEAEEVLTIIPGTLPEEELAARLAATDSAVVMKLGRTFPSVRRALERAGRLDDARYVERATMDGERTERLAVVDPESVPYFSVAVLPSRVDEVRPEARAQGEVVVVGTGPAGPLWLTPESRGALAAADDLVGYTTYLDRVPVRPGQRRHGSDNKVEAERAEFALDLARRGRRVAVVSGGDPGVFAMATAVLEAASREPYADVPVRVLPGVTAASAAAARAGAPLGHDYATVSLSDRLKPWEVIAERLRAAAAADLVLALYNPGSRSRTWQVAKARELLLEHRAPDTPVVVARDVGGAEESVRIVRLAELDPAVVDMRTLLLVGSSQTRTVSRGDGTTVAWTPRTYPTEGMSDT